A genomic stretch from Asterias rubens chromosome 7, eAstRub1.3, whole genome shotgun sequence includes:
- the LOC117292681 gene encoding uncharacterized protein LOC117292681 isoform X2 has translation MVIQLLQAFYLLSVGKRLMYPTLFIRPRNCRQMARHGHHHRHHAAHHHAARHHHRARHHHGAHHHIAAHHHHATHHHNAAHHHNAAQGGGLPSVGIQFSRAGRLSIFLSMCMGMFGGGFIFVGGVLMVTRDILKGSIMLSLGLLMAIFCVIFCIRGRKQQTNMAIVTQPTTGTTTLGYNPSGTQPAIVHPPAVGATGVYGPGAVNSYQGPPVHQGQPQAYQAQPQEYPQVPPVQYPQVPPVQYPQVPPAQYPQVPPAQYPQAGAPYPTQAPYPPQPDSQESIPEAPPPSYEDAVKQQVITE, from the exons ATGGTTATCCAG ctacTTCAGGCCTTCTACTTATTGAGTGTTGGTAAACGTTTGATGTACCCAACCTTATTCATCCGACCAAGAAATTGCAGACAGATGGCTCGCCACGGTCATCATCATCGCCACCATGCAGCTCACCACCATGCAGCTCGTCACCACCATAGAGCTCGTCACCACCATGGAGCTCATCATCACATTGCAGCCCACCACCACCATGCAACCCATCACCACAATGCAGCCCATCACCACAATGCAGCCCAAGGTGGTGGTTTACCCAGTGTTGGGATCCAGTTCTCGCGTGCTGGGCGGCTATCCATTTTTTTGTCGATGTGCATGGGAATGTTCGGCGGCGGTTTTATATTTGTTGGGGGGGTCTTGATGGTCACTAGGGATATTTTAAAAGGTAGCATCATGCTCAGTTTGGGATTACTCATGGCCATTTTCTGTGTCATCTTTTGCATACGGGGTCGGAAACAACAGACGAACATGGCAATTGTGACCCAACCAACAACTGGGACCACAACTCTTGGATATAACCCGTCAGGGACACAGCCGGCTATCGTCCATCCGCCAGCGGTGGGGGCAACTGGCGTTTATGGCCCCGGGGCAGTAAATAGCTACCAGGGGCCGCCTGTTCATCAAGGACAACCACAAGCTTACCAAGCACAACCCCAAGAGTATCCGCAAGTTCCTCCAGTACAGTATCCGCAAGTTCCTCCAGTACAGTATCCGCAAGTTCCTCCTGCACAGTATCCGCAAGTTCCCCCAGCACAGTATCCGCAAGCTGGAGCTCCCTACCCAACTCA AGCACCATATCCCCCGCAACCGGACAGTCAGGAAAGTATACCAGAAGCCCCACCCCCATCCTATGAGGATGCTGTTAAGCAACAGGTAATAACAGAATGA
- the LOC117292681 gene encoding uncharacterized protein LOC117292681 isoform X1, producing MYPTLFIRPRNCRQMARHGHHHRHHAAHHHAARHHHRARHHHGAHHHIAAHHHHATHHHNAAHHHNAAQGGGLPSVGIQFSRAGRLSIFLSMCMGMFGGGFIFVGGVLMVTRDILKGSIMLSLGLLMAIFCVIFCIRGRKQQTNMAIVTQPTTGTTTLGYNPSGTQPAIVHPPAVGATGVYGPGAVNSYQGPPVHQGQPQAYQAQPQEYPQVPPVQYPQVPPVQYPQVPPAQYPQVPPAQYPQAGAPYPTQAPYPPQPDSQESIPEAPPPSYEDAVKQQVITE from the exons ATGTACCCAACCTTATTCATCCGACCAAGAAATTGCAGACAGATGGCTCGCCACGGTCATCATCATCGCCACCATGCAGCTCACCACCATGCAGCTCGTCACCACCATAGAGCTCGTCACCACCATGGAGCTCATCATCACATTGCAGCCCACCACCACCATGCAACCCATCACCACAATGCAGCCCATCACCACAATGCAGCCCAAGGTGGTGGTTTACCCAGTGTTGGGATCCAGTTCTCGCGTGCTGGGCGGCTATCCATTTTTTTGTCGATGTGCATGGGAATGTTCGGCGGCGGTTTTATATTTGTTGGGGGGGTCTTGATGGTCACTAGGGATATTTTAAAAGGTAGCATCATGCTCAGTTTGGGATTACTCATGGCCATTTTCTGTGTCATCTTTTGCATACGGGGTCGGAAACAACAGACGAACATGGCAATTGTGACCCAACCAACAACTGGGACCACAACTCTTGGATATAACCCGTCAGGGACACAGCCGGCTATCGTCCATCCGCCAGCGGTGGGGGCAACTGGCGTTTATGGCCCCGGGGCAGTAAATAGCTACCAGGGGCCGCCTGTTCATCAAGGACAACCACAAGCTTACCAAGCACAACCCCAAGAGTATCCGCAAGTTCCTCCAGTACAGTATCCGCAAGTTCCTCCAGTACAGTATCCGCAAGTTCCTCCTGCACAGTATCCGCAAGTTCCCCCAGCACAGTATCCGCAAGCTGGAGCTCCCTACCCAACTCA AGCACCATATCCCCCGCAACCGGACAGTCAGGAAAGTATACCAGAAGCCCCACCCCCATCCTATGAGGATGCTGTTAAGCAACAGGTAATAACAGAATGA